CTGTACTGATGGCCTAACCAATTCACTTAGCGATCCACAAATCCAACAAATTTTGGCAACTAAGGAGCTTAGCTTAAGAGAACGTTGTAATAAATTGATTAGTGAGGCCAATCGATTAGGTGGTGGTGATAATATTACTGTCTGCCTAATTTGGAACAAGGAGGACGAGAGCAGTGATCGATAAAGGTTATCTGCTTGGGGAACGTTACCGCATCATCGATACCTTAGGTGAAGGCGGAATGGCCAATGTCTATCTAGCGGAAGATATTATCCTGCAACGTAAGGTGGCAGTTAAAATTTTACGCCTTGATTTGCAGAATGAACCGCAAACCCAAGCTCGTTTTCAAAGAGAGGCATTAGCTACAAGTGAATTAAGTCATCCTAATATTGTTTCTGTACTTGATGTAGGTACCGATCATGGTTTGCCATACATGGTAATGGAGTATGTTGATGGTCCTAATCTAAAAGAATATATTCAAAAAAATTCACCTTTGGATTTAAATGAAATTATTCGAATTATGGATCAGATATTGAGTGCAGTTGCATTAGCTCATAAGCACAATGTTATTCATCGTGATCTAAAACCACAGAATATTTTGATGGATAAGCGCGGCAATATTAAAATAGCTGATTTCGGAATTGCCGTTGCTTTGAATCAAAGCTCGATTACACAAACTAATTCAGTAATGGGTTCAGTTCATTATATGTCTCCTGAGCAAACGCGTGGCGGAATGGTTACTAAACAATCTGACATCTATTCCTTGGGAATAATTTTATATGAATTGATCACAGGAACTGTTCCGTTTAACGGTGATACACCAGTGGCAATTGCACTGAAGCATGCGCAAGAACCAATTCCTTCAATTCGCAAGAAAGATTCAAGTGTACCACAGGCGCTGGAAAATGTTGTTTTAAAGGCAACCGCGAAAGATCCACGAGATAGATATGCTACAGCTCAGGAAATGAAAGCAGATTTGGATAGTAGCTTGGATCCTGAACGGGCAGATGAACCGGTTTTTGTACCATATCATGGTAATAACGATGATAAAACAATTGTATTGCCTGGATTTAAGCCACAAAAGGAAGAAAAAGAAGTGGTGGAGCCAGCAAAAACCGAATCAGTAGAATCAAGCAAGCCAGTAAAGAAAAAGACTTTTTTACAGAATGTCAAAAGTCACAAATGGTGGTGGCTGATCTCAATTATTGCCGCGGGTTTAATCATTTTTATGATGATTTTCGCTTTAAGTGGTGCTGGAAATAAACGACAGGATGTTAATATTCCTGATGTAACTAATATTGCAGAAAAAGCAGCTGAGAGTAAACTTGAAGCAGCAGGCTTACAGGTTGGAAAAATTATTAGGCGACAGTCAGATGATATAAAAAAAGGCCGGGTTATTGCGACAAAACCAACTGCAGGCAATAGTCTAGAGCGGGGAAAGAGCGTTGATTTAATTGTTTCCAGCGGTTCTAGCATGGTTAAAGTTCCTAATATGGTTGGGAAGAACTATGACGAAGCGGCAGAAAAATTAGAAAATATGGGCTTTAATGTAGTTAGAGAGGACCAATATTCTAATAAAGTTGACGAAAATCAAGTTATTTCTCAAAGCATTGCTGCAGGTGTAGAGGTTAAGCCGACGCAGACTACAATTACGTTGATAGTTTCACGTGGCAAGCAGGCTAGATCACATTCAAATATGGTTACCTTGAAAGACTTAAGTAATTATTCTTTGAAGAGTGCTCAAGACTATGCCAAAGAACATGGCCTGACTTTACAAATCAATCAAGAATATTCTGATGATGTTGAGAAGGGCTTAGTAATTTCGATGGAGCCAGGTCCGGGTACTAAGGTTGAGCGTGGTTCAACTGTTACCATCAAGGTCTCGAAAGGTCCAAAGGAAGACAAGGAAACTACTGTAACTAAGACCTTTACCGTTAACTATGTTGGTGATGATCTTTCTAAGAGTGAGAAGCCTGATAATGATAAAGGAAGCAATGACTCTGAGTCAGAATCCGTTAATGGCAAGGGTGATCATGTCCAGATCTATATTAAGGATGATGATCATTCCTTGAACAATATTTATCGTGACTTGTATATTAAGCATGATATGAGTTTTTCGATTCCATTTAACATTAGAGAAGGCAGTGGACAATTAAAGGTTGTGCGCAATGGCGATACAGTTTTGAATGAAAAGGTGACTAAATAAATGAAACTAGCGCAAGGAACCGTCGTTGGTTTGATTGCTGGTTATTATGATGTAGAAACCGCTGCGGGTATCGTGAGAACGCGTGCTCGCGGCGTTTTTCGTCAAAAAAAGCAAAAACCAGCAGTTGGCGATCATGTGGAAATTCAGATAGATGATAAAGGAATGAGCTATCTGGTGAAAATTTTGCCGCGGATTAATCGAATTGGGCGACCAGCAGTTGCTAATGTAAGTCATGTTTTGTTAGTAATTTCTGCAGTAGAACCGGATTTTTCTGTAGAGCTGTTAGATCGTTTTTTGACTTTCTTTTCTTGGCAAAAAGTTGGTGTAACAATTTACTTGTCTAAAGCAGATTTGCTATCAGAAGCAAAGTTAAACACAATCAAGCAAGCTTTAGCATATTATCAAAAAATAGGTTATCTTGTTTTCACTGATTATCATGAAATGCAAATTCAGATTCCTAAAATGATTGAAAAAAATCAAATTTGGACTTTAGCAGGACAGTCAGGTGCTGGTAAGTCAACTTTGCTTAACCATTTAAAAAAAGATGCTAATCAAGCGACTGGTGCGATATCAACTAGCTTGAATCGTGGGAAACATACTACTAGAAAGGTCGAACTTTTTAAGTTAGGCGCGGGCTTTTTAGCAGATACGCCAGGTTTTTCGTCAATTGATTTGACACCAATCAAGTTGAATGAGTTATGTAATTACTTTGTTGAGTTTAAAAAGGCAAGTATTCACTGTAAGTTCCGCGGATGTCAGCATTTGCAGGAGCCAGGCTGTGAAGTAAAGAAGTTACTTGAAGCCGGAAAAATTCTGGCAAGTAGATATGAAGATTATTTGGCTATGCGGACTGAGATTAGTGAAGGTCGCATACCGGAATATTTAAAATAGAGGTAATAGCTGATGATGATTGCACCCTCAATTTTGAACGCAAATAATATTGATCTTAAAAATGATATTGAAAATGCAGTCCAGGCCGGAATTAGCCGTTTTCATATTGATATTATGGATGGACATTTTGTGCCTAATTTATCTTTTGGACCGCAACTAATCAAAGATTTCAAGCGTGAATTTCCGATGACAGATGCTGAAATTCACTTAATGAGTGATGCCCCAGATAAGTTGGTACCAGCTTTTGTTAGTGCAGGAGCAGATTTGGTCGAACTACACTATGAAGCAATGGACAAGCCTAAGTTATATTATTGGTTTGATTATTTAGCTTCTAATGGCGTTGATGCTGCTTTGGCAATTAGTCCAGATACACCAGTTGAAGTGGTTGAACCGTATTTGCCATTACTGAAACAAGTATTAGTAATGACGGTCAAGCCGGGATTTGGTGGACAGAGTTTTCTTCCTGAATCAGTTAGTCGAATTAAGTCAGTTAGAGAGATTGTCGGCTCTGATTTTGATATTGAGGTCGACGGCGGTATTAATGATCAGACTATTAAATTAGCTGAAAATGCTGGCGCTAATATATTTGTTGTTGGTTCATACTTGTATGAAAATGGTGATGTTGGCAGTCAAGTACATAAATTAGAAAAGATTATTAAGTAATGAAAGCATATGCATTGTTGGGCGGTCCAACTGAATTGTGGCCTGAAGATATTGAAGAAAAGCTGGCTCAAGCTGATTTAGTTATTGGGGTTGATCGTGGTGCCTTGTTTTTAGAAGAACTGGGAATAATACCTGATGTGGCAGTAGGTGACTTTGATTCTTTACACGAAAATGACTTAAGCCAAATAGAAAGTAATGTTCAAGACATTCGTTATTCTAATCCTGTCAAGGATTGGACTGATTCTGAGCTAATGTTACAGATTGCTTTTGAAGATTATCATGTGGATGAATTAGTGATTTTTGGTGCTACAGGTGGAAGATTGGATCATTTTTTGATCAATCTATTAATGTTGCTAAATCCTGAAATGAGATTATATGCGAAAAAAGTAACGTTGATTGACCAACAAAATCTAATTTGCTTTTTTAATGCAGGCACGCATGTTGTTGAAAAAAGAAAAAATTACTCTTATATTGGTTTTGCAGCTTTAACAGCAATCGAAGATTTTAATATTATCGGTGCAAGATATGAGTTGAAGCACTATTCTGGGAACTATCCTCGTGTTTTTTCATCAAATGAATTTTTGCCTAATAGTAATGAATTCAGGATTAGCTTGCAAAATGGTATGATTGCAGCAATTTATTCTAAAGATATTAATCGTTTTCATGATTTATAGGTTAAAATAGAACTATAGAAAAGAAACAAGGGAATTCAAATGAAATATATTGACTTTGAAAAAGATATTGCTGGTTTCGAAAATGGTCGCTACGAAGCAAGACTTGACCGTGCAAAATAAAATGTAGAAGACTACATGTACAAGAACCACGTTCACATTTTTGATAAAAAGAAGAAGAAGGAAGTAGCTACTATCAATGGCTTAGCTAGAAATGTAACTTATCAAGATTTGGACTTGCCAACTAAGTTGGGTGAAATGATTACTGAGTATGCATACACGCCAATTGATGAAAGAATGGCCGACGAAATTCCTGATGACGATAAGCATCACAATATTATGAAGTAAAGTAAAACGGTAAGAAGACAAAATAAAATGGTCTTCTTACCGTTTTTTATATAAATCATTAAAATAAGTAAAAAAATAAGCTTGCAAGATCAGTGATCTAACAAGCTCTTGGTCTATTAGGCACGAGTAACTTTACCAGACTTTAAAGCCTTGGTTGAAACCCATACGCGCTTTGGCTTACCGTCAACAAGAATGCGAACTTTTTGAAGGTTTGGCTTCCAAGCACGACGAGTTGAGTTCAATGAGTGTGAACGTTTGTTACCGAATGTAGTCTTCTTACCTGTTACGTAATCTTTTGCCATTTGCTAAACCTCCTTTATTTGTGATGTCATACTTAATTAGATTATCATATGTTTTCGCGCAATTCAATACTAAAAGGATTTTTTCAGGTGTATTTTAATTATTGATTATGTCGTTACTATGATAAAATAATAAACGTATATATAGATAATAAGACGGAGGACGAAACATGGCTGTTAAGATCAAGACAAAAGATGGTTTGATTGATATTTCAAACGGTGTAATCGCAACTGTTGTTGGTGGCGCAGCTACGTCTAACTATGGCGTTGTAGGTATGGCATCAAAGAATGCCATTCGCGATGGATTTGACGGGATTCTTAATCGTGCCAATTATAAGCGCGGTGTTGTTGTCAAGTCAGAAGATAACGAAATTACGGTTGATGTGTACATTATTGTTGGTTATGGTTTGAAGATTTCTGAAGTAAGTAAGAATGTTCAAGATAGTGTTAAGTTCAATTTGAAGAATCAATTAGGAATAGACACTAAGGCCGTTAATGTCATTGTACAAAGCGTTAAGGTACTTGACGAATAACACAAGCGGAGGTTTTAAATAGTGGTTTTAAATGAGATAGATAGTAAGCAATTTAGAGATATGGTACGTGTTGCCACTCATCGAATTGGTAAAAATGCGGAGTTTGTTAACTCTTTGAATGTTTTCCCAGTTCCTGATGGTGATACTGGTACTAATATGAACTTAACCATTGAAAGTGGTGCTAAGGCTGTTTCGGAAAATCCAAGTACTAGTGTTAGTGATTTAACTGAAAGCTTGGCTAAAGGTATGCTAATGGGTGCCCGTGGTAACAGTGGGGTTATCACTTCACAATTATTCCGTGGCTTTTACAAGGCTACCCAAGGGATGAAGACCTTAACTGCACAGGAATTAGCAAATGCTTTTTCAAATGGTGTTGCTACTGCTTATAAGGCTGTAATGAAGCCAGTTGAAGGTACTATTCTTACTGTAGCTCGTGTTGCTGCACAAGCCGGTGCTACTAAGGCCAATGACACCGACGATGTAACTGAAGTAATGAAAGCTGTAGTTGAAGGTGCTAAGAAGGCTCTTAAGTCAACTCCAGATTTATTGCCTGTTTTGAAGCAAGTTGGTGTAGTTGACTCAGGTGGTCAAGGCCTTTTGTTTATCTATGAAGGCTTTTTGGAAGGCTTAATGGGTGAAAACTTTGCAGATCAATATCAACCTGACGAAAATGAAATGGATGAAATGATCAATGCAATGCACCACCAATCTTCAGTTCAAAGCCAATTGGCTACTCAAGATATTAAAAATGGTTACTGTACTGAAATCATGGTTGATCTTGATGCCGATGTGCCAAATAAAAAGAAGTTTGATTTGGAAGAATTTAGAAAGCACTTGTCTGGCTTGGGCGATTCATTATTAGCTGTTTCTGATGGTGAAATTGCTAAGGTTCACGTTCATACTGAACACCCTGGTGATGTTTTCCAATACGGTAGTCAGTTTGGTCAATTAGGCAAGATCAAGATTGATAACATGAGAATCCAACACGAAAGCATCGTTGACCAAGATGAAGAACAACAAGAAGCAGTTGATTTTGCAGTGATCGCAGTTGCTTCAGGTAACGGTATTCGTAAGTTGTTTGAAAGTGAAGGGGTAAATCGTATTATCTCGGGTGGGCAAACGATGAACCCATCAACTCAAGACTTTATTGATGCAATCAAGAAGTCTGGTGCGAAGAAAGCTATTGTCTTGCCAAACAACGGTAATATTGTTATGGCTGCTAAGCAGGCTGCTGAAGTTAGTGATATTCCGGTTGGTATTGTACCAACTAAGACTATTTCTCAGGGTTTAACCGCAATGCTTTCATTCAATCCAGATGCATCTGTTGATGAAAATGTGGAAGCTATGACAGAGGACTTAGATACGGTTGTTTCAGGTGAAGTTACTCAAGCTACCCGTGATACTGAAATCGATGAAGTAGAAATTCATAAGAATGACTACTTGGGAATTGTTGATGGCAAGATTAAGGTTGACAATGCTGATTTAATTAAGACTACTGTTGATATGATTGAAAAGATGCTGGATGAAGATTCAGAAATTATCACAATTATGTTTGGCCGTGATGCTAGTGAAGAGCAAGCACAAGAAGTAGTTGAACAACTTGAAGCCAAACATGATGATCTTGAATTTGAAATTCATGATGGTGGTCAACCTGTATATCACTTCTTAGTATCAGTTGAATAACAATGATTGATAATGCATTATTTGCTCCTGTCACAGACTTAAAGGGTGTAGGGACAAAGACTACAGCTGCATTAGGAAGCTTAGGCATCTATAGTATTTATGATTTGCTTTTTTACTTTCCTTTTCGTTATGACGAATTACAAACATTACCGTTAGATCAAATCATGGATGGTCAAAAAGTAATGCTAAAGGGAATAGTAGCCACTGAAGCGTTTGTTAGTAGTTTTGGCTATAAGAAAACGCGCTTAAGTTTCAAGATGAGAATTGACCATGATGTGATCATGGTCAATTTTTTTAATCAGCCGTGGTTAAAAAATAAAATTGAGATCGGACAAGAAGTAGCTATTTATGGTAAATACAATGTTGCCCGGCAAAGTTTAACGGCCTTTAAATTCGTAGCAGCCAAAGAAAATGATAGTGGTATGGCGCCGATTTATCCGGTTAATCGACATGTTAAGCAAAAAAAATTAGTAGATCTAATTAATGTGGCTATTGACGATTTTATTGATCAAGTGCAGGATATTGTTCCGGAAAAGTTGCGGCAAGAATATCGTCTTTTAAAAGACCAAGTAATTATTGAAAAAATGCACCACCCTAAGAATAGTCATGAGGCTGAACTAGCTAAGAGAAGTGCAATTTTTCGTGAGTTTTTTATTTTTGAATTACAATTAGCTTTATTGACCCGTAATGATGGTAAACAAATGGGTTATGCAAAGAAATACGATCTGACAGAAATTGCTCAATTAACTAAATCTCTGCCATTTGAATTATCAGATGATCAAAAGCATGTGGTTAATGAAATCTTTGCTGATATGCATTCTGATGGTCAAATGCGGCGACTTTTGCAGGGTGATGTTGGTTCTGGAAAAACTGTTGTAGCCGTTTATGCGATTTTTGCAGCCATTACAGCTGGCTATCAGGCGGCTTTGATGGTGCCAACAGAAATTCTGGCAACTCAGCATTTCAAAAAAATCGATGAATTGTTGCGTCCTTTAGGTGTGCGAGTAGCTCTTTTAACAGGCAATACAAAAACACTGGAGCGGCGTGAGATCTACCGTGAATTAACTGATGGCACGATTAATGTGGTAATTGGCACTCATGCTTTAATTCAAGATAGTGTTATCTTTAAAAAATTAGGTCTAGTCATTATTGATGAGCAGCACCGTTTTGGTGTAGGACAACGACAAGCTTTGATTAATAAAGGCGATCAACCAGATATTTTGGCAATGACCGCTACGCCAATCCCGCGGACGCTGGCTTTGACAGTTTATGGTGATATGACAGTCTCTGAAATACATCATTTACCAGCCGGAAGAAAGCCAATTATTTCCACATGGAAAACAAGTAGTCAAATGAAGGAAGTCTATCGACAAATGCAAGAGCAGCTAAATCAAGGCTTTCAGATTTACGCTGTGACACCATTGATTACCGAGTCAGAGACGTTAGACTTAAAAAATGCAGAAGAATTGCATGAAAAATTAAGCCATGATTTTCCTAATCACAAGGTAGTCCTGCTTCATGGTCAAATGCCAGGTGCGCAAAAAGATGAGATTATGACTGCATTTGCAGCTGGTGAGATCGATATTTTAGTAACTACCAGTGTGATTGAAGTTGGAGTTGATGTGGCTAATGCCAATATGATGGTGATTTATAATGCTGATCGTTTTGGCTTAAGTCAATTGCACCAACTGCGTGGTCGAATTGGTCGAGGACAAACACAAAGTTATTGTGTCTTTCTAGCTGATCCTAAGACCGATTCAGGTAAAGCAAGAATGAAAATTATTGCGTCGACCAATGACGGCTTCAAATTAGCTGAAGAAGATTTAAAGATGCGCGGTGAAGGTGATTTGTTTGGTAAGGCTCAGTCAGGATTGCCAGAATTTCGTGTGGGTGATGTAGTAAATAACTACGATACATTGGTCGTTGCGCAAAAAGAAGCACGAGCTTTGGTTGCGGCTGATCCTGATTTATCAGATCCAGGACATAAGGCACTTAAGCAAGTGCTAGAATATAAGCAATTAGAGCAAAACAGAATTTAGAAAAGATTGTGGTGAATATATGAGAACAATTGCAATTGATGCGATGGGTGGCGAAAATGCCCCAGATGCAATCGTTAAGGCGGTTTTACAAGCTAAAACTGGAATGCCTGAGACTAAATTTTTATTATTTGGTGATAAAGAAGCATTAAGAAAACTAATCCCTGAAGATCAAATTAATGATCAATTAGGAGTTGTACCTACAACAGAAGTTATTGCTGATGAAGATGAACCAGTTAAGGCAATCAGAAAAAAGAAAGACTCTTCAATGGTTGTGGCAGCTAACTTCGTTAAGGAAGGAAAAGCTGATGCGTTGCTTTCCTTAGGCAATACTGGTGCATTGCTTGCTTGTGGAATTTTTATTATTGGTCGAATCAAGGGGATTGTTCGTCCAGGTTTGATGCCTACTTTACCTGTTCAAAATAGTGACGATGGCTTCAATATGGTTGATGTTGGTGCTAATGCTAAGAGTAAGCCAGAATATCTTTTACAATGGGCCGAAATGGCTTCATACTATGCAGAAAAAATCCGTGGTATTCAAAATCCGCGAGTAATGCTCTTAAATAATGGAGCTGAAAGCGACAAGGGTGATGATGTTCACCAAAAGGCCTATGAATTGCTTAAAGAAAGTAATTTGAATTTCTTAGGTAATATTGAAGGTAATGAATTGCTATTAGGCAAGGCAGATGTGGTAGTAACCGATGGCTTTACCGGAAACGCTGTACTTAAGAACATTGAAGGAACCTCTAGCGTCTTGCTTCATTTATTAAAAGATAGTTTATTAAATGGCGGTGTAATGACCAAGTTAGGTGCCTTAATGGTGAAGGGCTCGTTATCAAGCTTAAAATCTAAATTTGATACGGCTAAATATGGCGGTGCAGTTTTACTAGGCGTTAATGCACCGGTAGTTAAAACCCACGGTAGATCAAATGAACGTCCAATTTATTTCACTCTTAAGCAAGTAGATAAAATGGTTAAAGAAAAACTTGTTGCAGATTTTAGAGACGAATTCGCTGAAAAATAGTACAATGTTTTATTAAAAAGGAGAAGTTTTATGTCAGAAGAAGAAATTTTTAATAAAATCAAGGACATGATCGCTGATAATTTTGATGTTGATAAAGACAAGATTACTGAAAACACTAATTTTATGGACGATTTAGATGCTGATTCAATTGATTTGGTTGAATTTATTTTGCAATTGGAAGATGAATTTGGCGCAGAAATTCCTGACGATGAAGCTGAAAAAATTAAAACAATTGGTGATGCTGTTTCATATATTAAGTCTCATCAAGGATAATTTTCTAAAAAAAGCCGTGTCGTGATTTGCATACGACCGGCTTTGTGTTTATATTTAGAAAATAAATAGAAAAGATTAAATGCTTTTAATAAAAAAGCTCGAGATGGAGGAATGACCTTTGGAGAAGCAGAGTGATCTTTTATTAGATATTCAACACCTGCATACGGCATACCGTTTGCAAGGGAAATTCTATGATGCGGCAGACGATGTTAATCTGACTCTGAAGCGCGACGAGATTTTAGCCATCGTTGGTGAATCTGGTTGTGGTAAGAGTACAATTGCCTCAAGTATCATTGGATTGTACGACCATAAAAATACTAAAGTAACAGGGGACATTCTTTACAATGAATTAAACCTAGTTGGCTTGAATGAATCACTTTTCAATAAGATTCGTGGGGACAAGATCGGAATGATCTTCCAGGACCCGTTAGCCAGCTTGAACCCATTGATGCGTGTTGGTGACCAAGTTGCTGAAACTCTTTATTACCACACTGATATGGACGAAAAAACACGTCACGCACGTGTCATTGAATTGTTTAATCAAGTAGGAATGCCAAAGCCTGAAGAAATGTACGAAATGTACCCACATGAGTTGTCTGGTGGGCTTCGTCAGCGTGTTGTAATTGCGATGGCGATTGCATGTAAGCCTGAAGTTATTATTGCCGATGAACCAACAACAGCTTTGGATGTTACTATTCAAGCTCAAATTTTGGATTTGCTTGAAGATATTCAAAAACAATCCCACTCAGGGATTATTTTGATCACTCACGACTTAGGTGTTGTAGCAGAAACTGCTGATGAAGTTGCAGTCATGTATGCTGGTCAAATTGTTGAAAAATCTGATGTAAAGACAATTTTTGAAAACCCACTTCATCCATATACTCGATCATTACTTAACTCAATGCCTCAATCAGACGATACGGATGAAGATCTTCATGTAATTCACGGTACTGTGCCATCTTTGAAGAATATGCCACGTACTGGTGATAGATTTGCTGCAAGAATTCCTTGGATTCCTGCTAGCGCACATGAAGAAGAACCTAAGGTGCATGAAGTTGCGCCAGGTCACTGGGTAAGATGTACTTGCTGGAAGTCATTCCACTTTGAGGATGAAAAGACAGCAAGTGGGGAGTAGTTTATGGCAAAAGAAATTATTCAAATCAAAGATTTAAAGGTCTATTACCCAATTCGCTCTGGATTTTGGAACAGAATTACTGATTATGTCCGTGCCGTTGATGGGATTAATTTCTCAATTGGTGAAGGTGAAACTTACGGTTTAATCGGTGAATCTGGTTCTGGTAAATCTACTACCGGTAAGGCGATTGTTGGGGTTGAAAAAGTTACAAGTGGTCAAATCATGTATAAGGGTTTGGACGTAACTAAGGCAAGCAACCGTAAGAAGCTTGATTATAATAAAGATGTTCAAATGATCTTCCAGGATTCAATGTCAAGTTTGAACCCAAGAAAGAGAATTGAAGATATCATTGCAGAGCCAATTAGAAACTTTGAAAATCTGACTACTGATCAAGAACGTGATCGTGTTCAAGAATTGTTGGATATTGTAGGGATGCCTAGTGATGCGATCTACAAGTACCCACATGAATTCTCAGGTGGTCAGCGTCAGAGAATCGGTGTTGCTCGTGCCGTTGCTACTAACCCTAAGTTAATTGTTGCGGATGAACCAACGTCTGCTTTGGACTTGTCAGTTCAAGCACAGGTTTTGAACTTCATGAAGCACATTCAACAACAATACAACATTGCTTACTTGTTCATTTCACACGACTTGGGTGTTGTTAAGCACATGTCAGAAAACTTGGCAATCATGCACCGTGGTCGTTTGGTTGAATTAGGTAGCCGTGAAGAAATCTACAAGCACCCAATTCACATCTATACTAAGCGTTTGCTTTCCGCTATTCCTCAAGTTGATGTTGAACATCGTGAAGAACACAAGAAACATCGCGAACAAGTTGAAAAAGAATTTGAAGAAAATCAAAGTAAATGGTACGACAAGGATGGTCGTGTATATCCATTACAACAAGTAGCACCTAAGCACTGGGTAGCTTTGCCAAAAGATATGGCCCACGAAGCTAAACTTGAAGAATTAGAAGAAAAGGAGAGTGATTAAGCATGTGGAAAACGATTTTACGGCGTTTGTTAATCATGATCCCTCAATTGATTATCTTGAGTTTGCTGGTCTTCCTTTTGGCTAAAATGATGCCTGGTGACCCATTCAGTGGATCAATTAACCCTAACACCGACCCTAAACAAATTGAAGCCTTAAAACGGGCTGCAGGTCTGTTTGATCCATGGTACGTGCAATACTTTAGATGGGTGGGCAACTTGTTCCATGGTGATCTTGGTACAAGTTACATCCAGCACGTTCCTGTAACTTCATTGATTGCCGATCGTGCAAATAACACCTTCTGGTTATCACTTTTAACTACTATTTTGACTTATAGTATTGCTATCCCTCTTGGTATTACTTCAGGTCGTCACCAAGACGAATGGCAAGATACTAGTGTTAGAATTTTTAACTACATCACCTTGGCTACCCCAGGATTCGTATTCTACATCTTAGGTTTGTGGCTCTTCGGTTTCACCTTGGGCTGGTTCCCAATTTCTGGTTCTGTTTCAGCTAGTGCCTCTGGTTTCTGGGGCGTACTTGGCAGTAGAATCTATCACATGATTTTGCCAGCAATTCTGTATGCC
This is a stretch of genomic DNA from Lactobacillus crispatus. It encodes these proteins:
- the pknB gene encoding Stk1 family PASTA domain-containing Ser/Thr kinase codes for the protein MIDKGYLLGERYRIIDTLGEGGMANVYLAEDIILQRKVAVKILRLDLQNEPQTQARFQREALATSELSHPNIVSVLDVGTDHGLPYMVMEYVDGPNLKEYIQKNSPLDLNEIIRIMDQILSAVALAHKHNVIHRDLKPQNILMDKRGNIKIADFGIAVALNQSSITQTNSVMGSVHYMSPEQTRGGMVTKQSDIYSLGIILYELITGTVPFNGDTPVAIALKHAQEPIPSIRKKDSSVPQALENVVLKATAKDPRDRYATAQEMKADLDSSLDPERADEPVFVPYHGNNDDKTIVLPGFKPQKEEKEVVEPAKTESVESSKPVKKKTFLQNVKSHKWWWLISIIAAGLIIFMMIFALSGAGNKRQDVNIPDVTNIAEKAAESKLEAAGLQVGKIIRRQSDDIKKGRVIATKPTAGNSLERGKSVDLIVSSGSSMVKVPNMVGKNYDEAAEKLENMGFNVVREDQYSNKVDENQVISQSIAAGVEVKPTQTTITLIVSRGKQARSHSNMVTLKDLSNYSLKSAQDYAKEHGLTLQINQEYSDDVEKGLVISMEPGPGTKVERGSTVTIKVSKGPKEDKETTVTKTFTVNYVGDDLSKSEKPDNDKGSNDSESESVNGKGDHVQIYIKDDDHSLNNIYRDLYIKHDMSFSIPFNIREGSGQLKVVRNGDTVLNEKVTK
- a CDS encoding thiamine diphosphokinase — translated: MKAYALLGGPTELWPEDIEEKLAQADLVIGVDRGALFLEELGIIPDVAVGDFDSLHENDLSQIESNVQDIRYSNPVKDWTDSELMLQIAFEDYHVDELVIFGATGGRLDHFLINLLMLLNPEMRLYAKKVTLIDQQNLICFFNAGTHVVEKRKNYSYIGFAALTAIEDFNIIGARYELKHYSGNYPRVFSSNEFLPNSNEFRISLQNGMIAAIYSKDINRFHDL
- the rsgA gene encoding ribosome small subunit-dependent GTPase A, which gives rise to MKLAQGTVVGLIAGYYDVETAAGIVRTRARGVFRQKKQKPAVGDHVEIQIDDKGMSYLVKILPRINRIGRPAVANVSHVLLVISAVEPDFSVELLDRFLTFFSWQKVGVTIYLSKADLLSEAKLNTIKQALAYYQKIGYLVFTDYHEMQIQIPKMIEKNQIWTLAGQSGAGKSTLLNHLKKDANQATGAISTSLNRGKHTTRKVELFKLGAGFLADTPGFSSIDLTPIKLNELCNYFVEFKKASIHCKFRGCQHLQEPGCEVKKLLEAGKILASRYEDYLAMRTEISEGRIPEYLK
- a CDS encoding Asp23/Gls24 family envelope stress response protein; the encoded protein is MAVKIKTKDGLIDISNGVIATVVGGAATSNYGVVGMASKNAIRDGFDGILNRANYKRGVVVKSEDNEITVDVYIIVGYGLKISEVSKNVQDSVKFNLKNQLGIDTKAVNVIVQSVKVLDE
- the rpe gene encoding ribulose-phosphate 3-epimerase, which codes for MMIAPSILNANNIDLKNDIENAVQAGISRFHIDIMDGHFVPNLSFGPQLIKDFKREFPMTDAEIHLMSDAPDKLVPAFVSAGADLVELHYEAMDKPKLYYWFDYLASNGVDAALAISPDTPVEVVEPYLPLLKQVLVMTVKPGFGGQSFLPESVSRIKSVREIVGSDFDIEVDGGINDQTIKLAENAGANIFVVGSYLYENGDVGSQVHKLEKIIK
- a CDS encoding DAK2 domain-containing protein; the encoded protein is MVLNEIDSKQFRDMVRVATHRIGKNAEFVNSLNVFPVPDGDTGTNMNLTIESGAKAVSENPSTSVSDLTESLAKGMLMGARGNSGVITSQLFRGFYKATQGMKTLTAQELANAFSNGVATAYKAVMKPVEGTILTVARVAAQAGATKANDTDDVTEVMKAVVEGAKKALKSTPDLLPVLKQVGVVDSGGQGLLFIYEGFLEGLMGENFADQYQPDENEMDEMINAMHHQSSVQSQLATQDIKNGYCTEIMVDLDADVPNKKKFDLEEFRKHLSGLGDSLLAVSDGEIAKVHVHTEHPGDVFQYGSQFGQLGKIKIDNMRIQHESIVDQDEEQQEAVDFAVIAVASGNGIRKLFESEGVNRIISGGQTMNPSTQDFIDAIKKSGAKKAIVLPNNGNIVMAAKQAAEVSDIPVGIVPTKTISQGLTAMLSFNPDASVDENVEAMTEDLDTVVSGEVTQATRDTEIDEVEIHKNDYLGIVDGKIKVDNADLIKTTVDMIEKMLDEDSEIITIMFGRDASEEQAQEVVEQLEAKHDDLEFEIHDGGQPVYHFLVSVE
- the rpmB gene encoding 50S ribosomal protein L28 — protein: MAKDYVTGKKTTFGNKRSHSLNSTRRAWKPNLQKVRILVDGKPKRVWVSTKALKSGKVTRA